One part of the Hyalangium gracile genome encodes these proteins:
- a CDS encoding ABC-F family ATP-binding cassette domain-containing protein produces MSLLIAQDVCLAYGKKVLFDDASFTLGPRDRVGLVGANGTGKSSLMKIVAGVQHADSGTVSFARGARVGYLPQELAGLPSGTVVEAVMSTVPGRDSLEARLKSTEAALAEAPDEETQLELSQELADLHTELDHFEDHYGRHHAERILKGLGFREADLAKPTGALSGGWRMRAALAGLLLQDPDLLLLDEPTNHLDVPTLTWFDGFLKRSNKALILISHDRDFLNRQVGRVLALEIEGLRSYVGNYDAYKRQRADEMEQLKARAAKVEARRAELQAFIDRFGAKATKARQAQSRAKMLEKLEEVHLLEERDTVHFRFPEVERSGRDVAMMAGIRKAYGNHVVYSGLDARVERGQRIAVVGANGAGKTTLLKILAGELTPDGGEVKLGHNVVMGYYAQHHADTLDKRNTILEEVQPLAADKPQSYVRGVLGAFLFSGDDVDKPIGVLSGGERARVALAKLLLRPSNFLLMDEPTNHLDLDSTEMLIEALAQYGGTLLFVSHNRAFVNRLANQVWDVVDGKVVPHPGNLDEYLYHQEQLRQAAEAAAAGEQAKASDKASTGPMTEKERKRLEAEARQRRSVVEGPIKKEIARIEERIAKLEAEQKEREAQLADPALYNDFARAKPLMDTHRAGKEELESLYMEWEAAQEKLAAASASLASP; encoded by the coding sequence ATGAGCCTCCTCATCGCCCAGGATGTCTGCCTCGCCTACGGCAAGAAGGTCCTCTTCGACGACGCCAGCTTCACCCTCGGTCCGCGCGACCGGGTGGGGCTGGTGGGTGCCAACGGGACGGGCAAGAGCTCGTTGATGAAGATCGTCGCCGGGGTGCAGCACGCGGACTCGGGGACGGTCTCCTTCGCCCGAGGCGCCCGGGTAGGCTACCTGCCCCAGGAGCTCGCCGGCCTGCCCTCGGGCACGGTGGTGGAGGCGGTGATGAGCACGGTGCCGGGCCGCGACTCGCTGGAGGCGCGCCTGAAGAGCACCGAGGCGGCGCTCGCCGAGGCCCCGGACGAGGAGACCCAGTTGGAGCTCTCCCAGGAGCTGGCGGACCTGCACACGGAGCTGGACCACTTCGAGGACCACTACGGCCGGCACCACGCGGAGCGCATCCTCAAGGGCCTGGGCTTCCGGGAGGCGGATCTGGCCAAGCCCACGGGGGCGCTGTCGGGCGGGTGGCGGATGCGCGCGGCGCTGGCGGGCCTGCTGCTGCAGGATCCGGATCTGCTGCTGCTCGACGAGCCCACCAACCACCTGGATGTGCCCACGCTCACGTGGTTCGACGGGTTCCTGAAGCGCTCGAACAAGGCGCTGATCCTCATCTCTCACGATCGGGACTTCCTGAATCGGCAGGTGGGGCGGGTGCTGGCGCTGGAGATCGAGGGGCTGCGCTCGTACGTGGGCAACTACGACGCGTACAAGCGCCAGCGGGCCGACGAGATGGAGCAGCTGAAGGCCCGGGCCGCGAAGGTGGAGGCCCGGCGCGCGGAGCTGCAGGCCTTCATCGACAGGTTCGGCGCGAAGGCGACCAAGGCCCGGCAGGCGCAGAGCCGCGCGAAGATGCTGGAGAAGCTGGAGGAGGTGCACCTGCTGGAGGAGCGGGACACGGTGCACTTCCGCTTCCCGGAGGTGGAGCGCTCGGGGCGGGACGTGGCGATGATGGCGGGGATCCGCAAGGCGTACGGCAACCACGTGGTGTACTCGGGGCTGGACGCGCGGGTGGAGCGGGGCCAGCGCATCGCGGTGGTGGGCGCGAACGGCGCGGGCAAGACGACGCTGCTGAAGATCCTGGCGGGCGAGCTGACGCCGGACGGCGGCGAGGTGAAGCTGGGGCACAACGTGGTGATGGGGTACTACGCGCAGCACCACGCGGACACGCTGGACAAGCGCAACACCATCCTCGAGGAGGTGCAGCCGCTGGCGGCGGACAAGCCGCAGAGCTACGTGCGCGGGGTGCTGGGGGCGTTCCTGTTCTCGGGCGATGACGTGGACAAGCCCATCGGCGTGCTGTCCGGAGGTGAGCGGGCGCGCGTGGCGCTGGCGAAGCTGCTGCTGCGGCCCTCCAACTTCCTGCTGATGGACGAGCCCACCAACCACCTGGATCTGGACTCGACGGAGATGTTGATCGAGGCGCTGGCGCAGTACGGCGGGACGCTGTTGTTCGTGTCGCACAACCGGGCGTTCGTGAACCGGCTGGCCAACCAGGTATGGGACGTGGTGGACGGCAAGGTGGTGCCGCACCCGGGCAACCTGGATGAGTACCTGTACCACCAGGAGCAACTGCGGCAGGCGGCGGAGGCGGCCGCGGCGGGGGAGCAGGCCAAGGCCAGCGACAAGGCTTCCACCGGCCCGATGACGGAGAAGGAGCGCAAGCGGCTGGAGGCCGAGGCCCGTCAGCGCCGCAGCGTGGTGGAGGGGCCGATCAAGAAGGAGATCGCCCGCATCGAGGAGCGCATCGCCAAACTGGAGGCCGAGCAGAAGGAGCGCGAGGCGCAGCTGGCGGATCCGGCGCTCTACAACGACTTCGCGCGAGCCAAGCCGCTGATGGACACGCACCGGGCCGGCAAGGAGGAGCTGGAGTCGCTGTACATGGAGTGGGAAGCCGCGCAGGAGAAGCTGGCGGCAGCCTCGGCGTCCCTGGCGTCGCCTTGA
- a CDS encoding serine/threonine protein kinase, translating into MQVGKYQLVRKLATGGMAEVYLAKVAGPMGFEKEVVVKRVLPHLAEDRGFVEMFFTEARLAARLNHPHIVQIFDFGQADGTYYLAMEYIDGLNLRALMKRVNSLKMALSPVLCAKLIAMACEGLAFAHALREPETGQPLELIHRDVSLDNILLSREGGLKIVDFGIAKAANQSHRTLTGVIKGKLSYMAPEQIRAMPLDLRVDVYSLGVVFYELLTGRKPFNATTEASMAQAILFEPPVPVLQRRPDLPQAVARILDRALAKDRDQRYADCRAFLSDLEDYLLSTGKKVGVHRTANFVSKMLEVKVEEPPAPPSEPPRATPPPPPSETETLPPAPRVTPPPAPREVLVPIPRRMSPPPRPGLAITKVESAGKLGVSTAPKPRPAPRPTQSVDSEAETLPARAVFRPHQKTGLAWALACVGLLLAGGGLLAWRLGGEPQPIQPASPPAAQLKSK; encoded by the coding sequence ATGCAAGTCGGCAAGTACCAGCTCGTCCGCAAGCTCGCCACCGGGGGTATGGCCGAGGTCTACCTGGCCAAGGTCGCGGGCCCCATGGGGTTCGAGAAAGAGGTGGTCGTCAAGCGCGTCCTGCCGCACCTGGCGGAGGACCGGGGCTTCGTGGAGATGTTCTTCACCGAGGCCCGGCTGGCGGCTCGCCTCAATCACCCGCACATCGTCCAGATCTTCGACTTCGGCCAGGCCGACGGCACGTACTACCTGGCGATGGAGTACATCGACGGGCTGAACCTGCGCGCGCTCATGAAGCGGGTGAACTCGCTGAAGATGGCGCTGTCGCCGGTGCTGTGCGCGAAGCTGATCGCGATGGCGTGCGAGGGGCTGGCCTTCGCCCATGCGCTCCGGGAGCCGGAGACGGGGCAGCCGCTGGAGCTCATCCACCGGGACGTGAGCCTGGACAACATCCTGCTGTCGCGCGAGGGCGGGCTGAAGATCGTGGACTTCGGCATCGCCAAGGCGGCCAACCAGAGCCACCGGACGCTGACCGGGGTCATCAAGGGCAAGCTCTCGTACATGGCGCCCGAGCAGATCCGGGCCATGCCGCTGGACCTGCGGGTGGACGTGTACTCGCTGGGCGTCGTGTTCTACGAGCTGCTCACCGGCCGCAAGCCGTTCAACGCGACGACGGAAGCCAGCATGGCGCAGGCCATCCTCTTCGAGCCGCCCGTGCCGGTGTTGCAGCGGCGGCCGGATCTGCCCCAGGCGGTGGCGCGGATCCTGGATCGTGCGCTCGCCAAGGATCGGGATCAGCGCTACGCGGACTGCCGCGCGTTCCTGTCGGATCTGGAGGACTACCTGCTGTCCACCGGGAAGAAGGTGGGCGTGCACCGGACCGCGAACTTCGTGTCGAAGATGCTCGAGGTGAAGGTGGAGGAGCCGCCGGCCCCACCGAGCGAGCCGCCGCGCGCCACACCGCCTCCGCCGCCCAGCGAGACGGAGACGCTTCCTCCGGCGCCCAGGGTCACGCCTCCGCCGGCGCCCCGGGAGGTGCTCGTTCCGATACCGCGGCGCATGTCTCCGCCGCCTCGGCCGGGGCTGGCCATCACGAAGGTGGAGTCCGCCGGGAAGCTCGGGGTCAGCACGGCGCCCAAGCCGAGGCCCGCTCCGAGACCGACCCAGTCCGTCGACTCCGAGGCGGAGACCCTGCCCGCCCGAGCGGTCTTCAGGCCGCACCAGAAGACCGGGCTGGCGTGGGCCCTTGCCTGCGTGGGGCTGCTTCTTGCCGGAGGTGGGCTCCTGGCCTGGAGGCTGGGAGGAGAGCCGCAGCCCATCCAGCCCGCGAGCCCCCCTGCCGCGCAGCTCAAGTCGAAGTGA
- a CDS encoding chemotaxis protein CheB, with amino-acid sequence MNKPIQVLLADDSPTILRMFTGLLAPAPDIRIVGTANDGKEAVALAQSLRPDVVTLDVRMPRMDGIDATERIMAEAPSRILVISGAMDAEMSFKALQAGALEVMPKPTPGKDGGLSGFGSQLINTIRAMAEIPLSPRRPLIGQPVPPPALRSGRVNGFGLVAATGGPPALAMLLSLLPPSLPYPVFIAQHVSVGFTSGLRQWLAAASPLELVLARTGLKPQAGHVYLPPDGHQLQVLSSGDLLVEPIHGRHVSVGDTLLMSLARAHGSRAGGAVLTGMGMDGASGLLAIRRAGGMALVQHPETCVVSNMPEAALRMGASETSLTVEAMAAAMRALAGAMPSVGLRS; translated from the coding sequence ATGAACAAGCCGATCCAGGTCCTCCTTGCTGATGACTCTCCCACCATCCTGCGGATGTTCACCGGACTGCTGGCCCCGGCCCCGGACATCCGCATCGTCGGCACCGCCAACGATGGAAAAGAGGCGGTGGCGCTGGCCCAGTCGCTCCGGCCGGATGTGGTGACGCTCGATGTGCGGATGCCGCGGATGGACGGCATCGACGCCACCGAGCGCATCATGGCCGAGGCGCCCAGCCGCATCCTCGTCATCTCCGGCGCGATGGACGCGGAGATGTCCTTCAAGGCGCTGCAGGCCGGGGCGCTCGAGGTGATGCCCAAGCCGACGCCGGGCAAGGACGGGGGCCTGTCGGGCTTCGGCTCGCAGCTCATCAACACCATCCGCGCCATGGCGGAGATACCGCTGTCCCCACGCAGGCCGCTCATCGGCCAGCCGGTGCCTCCCCCTGCCCTGCGGAGCGGGCGGGTGAACGGTTTCGGACTGGTGGCCGCGACCGGAGGGCCGCCCGCGCTGGCGATGCTGCTGTCGCTGCTGCCCCCGAGCCTCCCCTATCCGGTGTTCATCGCCCAGCACGTCTCGGTGGGCTTCACCTCGGGCCTGCGCCAGTGGCTGGCCGCGGCCTCTCCGCTGGAGCTGGTGCTGGCGCGCACGGGCCTGAAGCCGCAGGCGGGCCACGTGTACCTGCCTCCGGATGGGCACCAGCTGCAGGTGCTCAGCTCGGGAGATCTGCTGGTGGAGCCGATCCACGGGCGCCACGTCTCGGTGGGAGACACGCTGCTGATGTCGCTGGCCCGAGCCCATGGGAGCCGGGCCGGGGGCGCGGTGCTCACGGGCATGGGCATGGATGGCGCCTCGGGGCTGCTGGCCATCCGTCGCGCCGGGGGCATGGCGCTCGTGCAGCACCCGGAGACATGTGTCGTCTCCAACATGCCCGAGGCGGCGCTCCGCATGGGCGCCTCGGAGACGTCGCTGACGGTCGAGGCGATGGCCGCGGCCATGCGCGCGCTCGCCGGAGCGATGCCGTCGGTGGGCCTGCGGAGTTGA
- a CDS encoding chemotaxis protein CheB: MSSTIRVLIADDSPTMLKMYSALLSSAPDIQVIGTAKDGAEALELARTLHPDVITLDVRMPRMDGIEASSRIMSEAPSRILVISGAVDAEMSFKALQAGALEVMPKPRPGLEGLANFGVKLIHIIRTMAELPLAERRPTPPTQPAAAAPTVAPQGRVNGFGLVASTGGPPALCLLLSLLPPKLPYPIFIAQHVSDGFTAGLCQWLGAASTLRLEVAQTGVRPQAGHVYLPPDGHQLQVTLGGELLVEPIPAAKTALGDTLLASLALAYGNRAGGAVLTGMGSDGASGLLAIRRAGGITFAQTPESCVVPGMPEAATRNGATETLLSLEGLASAMRALSGAAPATPTVKN, translated from the coding sequence ATGAGCTCCACCATCCGAGTCCTCATCGCGGACGACTCGCCCACCATGCTGAAGATGTACTCGGCGCTCCTGTCTTCGGCTCCGGACATCCAGGTCATCGGCACCGCGAAGGATGGGGCTGAGGCCCTGGAGCTGGCGCGCACGCTCCACCCGGATGTCATCACCCTGGATGTCCGCATGCCGCGGATGGATGGCATCGAGGCCAGCTCGCGCATCATGAGCGAGGCGCCCAGCCGCATCCTCGTCATCTCCGGCGCGGTGGATGCGGAGATGTCCTTCAAGGCGCTGCAGGCCGGGGCGCTCGAGGTGATGCCCAAGCCGCGGCCGGGCCTGGAGGGCCTGGCCAACTTCGGCGTGAAGCTGATCCACATCATCCGCACCATGGCGGAGCTGCCGCTGGCCGAGCGCCGGCCCACGCCTCCCACCCAGCCGGCGGCGGCGGCGCCAACGGTGGCGCCCCAGGGACGGGTCAACGGCTTCGGGCTGGTGGCCTCCACGGGAGGTCCGCCCGCGCTCTGCCTGCTGCTGTCGCTGCTGCCTCCGAAGCTCCCCTACCCCATCTTCATCGCCCAGCACGTGTCGGACGGCTTCACCGCGGGCCTGTGCCAGTGGCTGGGCGCGGCCTCCACGCTGCGGCTCGAGGTGGCGCAGACGGGCGTCCGTCCGCAGGCGGGCCACGTGTACCTGCCGCCGGACGGGCACCAGTTGCAGGTGACGCTGGGCGGGGAGCTGCTGGTGGAGCCCATCCCGGCGGCGAAGACGGCGCTCGGGGACACGCTGCTGGCCTCGCTGGCGCTCGCCTACGGCAACCGGGCCGGCGGCGCGGTGCTCACGGGCATGGGCTCGGATGGGGCCTCGGGGCTGCTGGCCATCCGCCGCGCGGGCGGCATCACCTTCGCGCAGACGCCGGAGAGCTGCGTCGTCCCCGGCATGCCCGAGGCGGCGACGCGCAACGGCGCCACCGAGACGCTGCTGTCCCTGGAGGGCCTGGCCTCGGCCATGCGCGCGCTCTCCGGCGCGGCTCCGGCGACTCCCACCGTCAAGAACTGA
- a CDS encoding chemotaxis protein CheB: protein MSKPIQVLLTDDSPTMLQVLTRLLSAQPDVTVVGTARDGEEAVKLARSLKPDVITLDVQMPGMDGLGATERIMAETPCRILMVSGAPDTDLSFRALQAGALEVIAKPQGAPEDVARFGVRLLSAIRLLAEVPLVTQRHEGRSTAPKLPENARVAGFALASSIGGPTALASLLWLLPRSLPYPLFIAQHITPGFTVGLHRWLSSLSPLPVEIARASEQPRAGTVYLAPDGHHLRVGMQGEIVIEKASGSTFPSGDLLLASLSRAYGAHAAGAVLSGMGEEGAVGLMAIKRAGGLTFAQDPQTCLVAGMPEAALRNKATEHSVSPEALATILRSLEGMPPPGSPPGI, encoded by the coding sequence ATGAGCAAGCCGATTCAAGTCCTTCTCACCGACGATTCCCCCACGATGCTGCAGGTCCTCACGCGGTTGCTGTCGGCCCAACCGGACGTGACCGTGGTGGGGACCGCACGCGACGGAGAGGAGGCGGTGAAGCTGGCGCGCTCGCTCAAGCCAGACGTCATCACCCTGGACGTGCAGATGCCCGGCATGGATGGCCTGGGGGCCACCGAGCGCATCATGGCGGAGACGCCCTGCCGCATCCTCATGGTGTCCGGCGCGCCGGACACGGACCTGTCCTTCCGCGCGCTGCAGGCCGGAGCGCTGGAGGTGATCGCCAAGCCGCAGGGCGCGCCCGAGGACGTGGCGCGCTTCGGCGTGCGGCTGCTGTCGGCCATCCGCCTGCTGGCGGAGGTGCCGCTCGTCACCCAGCGCCACGAGGGCCGCTCCACCGCGCCCAAGCTGCCGGAGAACGCGCGCGTGGCGGGCTTCGCGCTGGCCTCGTCCATCGGCGGCCCCACGGCGCTGGCCTCGCTGCTGTGGCTGCTGCCGCGCAGCCTGCCCTACCCGCTCTTCATCGCCCAGCACATCACCCCGGGCTTCACCGTGGGCCTGCACCGCTGGCTGTCCTCGCTGTCGCCGCTGCCGGTGGAGATCGCCCGCGCCTCCGAGCAGCCCCGCGCCGGCACCGTCTACCTGGCCCCGGACGGCCACCACCTGAGGGTGGGCATGCAGGGGGAGATCGTCATCGAGAAGGCCTCCGGCAGCACCTTCCCCTCGGGGGATCTGCTCCTGGCGTCCCTGTCACGCGCCTATGGCGCCCACGCGGCGGGCGCGGTGCTCAGCGGCATGGGCGAGGAGGGCGCGGTGGGCCTGATGGCCATCAAGCGCGCCGGCGGTCTCACCTTCGCGCAGGATCCGCAGACGTGTCTGGTGGCGGGCATGCCGGAGGCGGCGCTGCGCAACAAGGCCACCGAGCACTCCGTGTCTCCGGAGGCGCTGGCCACCATTCTCCGCTCGCTCGAGGGCATGCCCCCGCCGGGCTCTCCCCCGGGCATCTGA
- a CDS encoding sensor histidine kinase gives MDIRTLSALFASIIGLALALSMLLRPGRPRVGTLYSVFALTVAGYYLALFFAGIFPEPGWLSRIAVGATILLASLVPGTAVSFFLEFLGVSKGTHLLGRRLGVLSSVLGLAVAVTPLAQTGWARVATGMWVLVTLLTSVSLLLNRVRTEESRIERLRLMYLAIGAGASILLTALDLIGRRYDIPLLPLGPIFSTLYLFFLRETLLRLRLMDLHELLGKIASQTVLASILAAVFMVLTVWVKEKTGLYVFTTVVAAFVIIILMEPLRVKVEERVVAIFFRERFELLRVLGALRARMATVIDISEVTRLLLDALHETGRVTHTSVYMLAEDRPGYRLLDSRGPPPEGFLDTAAARGLLLAAASGQKAVLLENVEHRLTALRVQATEGKRFRDEIKRLQDTRSALKQMKSGISVPLVGNDRVIGFLNLWDERVPEAYASDEIALILSVAERVATVLENSKLYEKIRERDRLAALGEMAAGLAHEIRNPLGAIKGAAQCLDPKRLPGEDGEFLGVIVEEVNRLNGVVTAFLDYARPLKQSFGPTDLNEVVTRTMRLIQNDVPRQIELAVQMDLAVPRVDADAEQLKQVLINLVQNAVQAIGEVPGRITVGTVKQDRFSEFRGNLNEFVEVHVSDTGPGIPLDQQQHIFVPFFTTKQKGTGLGLAICQRIVKNHGGSISVHSKPGEGCAFVIRLPALPAEPQAVEAPPTDGTPLPAPPPALPSPVEDSRETPTPKPPEARSKREKKRKAG, from the coding sequence ATGGACATCCGGACCCTCAGCGCGCTGTTCGCGTCGATCATCGGCCTGGCGCTTGCGCTGTCGATGCTCCTCCGGCCAGGCAGGCCCCGGGTGGGGACGCTGTATTCCGTCTTCGCCCTTACGGTGGCGGGGTACTACCTCGCACTCTTCTTCGCGGGCATCTTCCCCGAGCCGGGCTGGCTGTCCAGAATCGCCGTGGGCGCCACCATCCTGCTCGCCTCCCTGGTGCCCGGCACGGCGGTCTCCTTCTTCCTGGAGTTCCTGGGCGTCAGCAAGGGCACGCACCTGCTCGGCCGGCGGCTGGGCGTGCTGTCGAGCGTGCTCGGGCTGGCCGTCGCGGTGACGCCGCTGGCGCAGACGGGCTGGGCGCGGGTGGCCACCGGCATGTGGGTGCTGGTCACCCTGCTCACCTCGGTGAGCCTGCTGCTGAACCGGGTTCGCACCGAGGAGTCGCGCATCGAGCGGCTGCGGCTCATGTACCTGGCCATCGGCGCGGGGGCCTCCATCCTGCTGACGGCGCTGGACTTGATCGGCCGGCGCTACGACATCCCCCTGCTGCCGCTGGGGCCCATCTTCTCCACGCTCTACCTCTTCTTCCTCCGGGAGACGCTGCTGCGGCTGCGGCTGATGGACCTGCACGAGCTGCTGGGGAAGATCGCCTCGCAGACGGTGCTGGCCTCCATCCTGGCGGCCGTCTTCATGGTGCTCACCGTCTGGGTGAAGGAGAAGACGGGGCTCTACGTCTTCACCACGGTGGTGGCCGCCTTCGTCATCATCATCCTCATGGAGCCGCTGAGGGTGAAGGTGGAGGAGCGCGTGGTGGCGATCTTCTTCCGCGAGCGCTTCGAGCTGCTGCGCGTGCTGGGAGCGCTCCGGGCGCGCATGGCCACCGTCATCGACATCTCCGAAGTCACGCGGCTGCTGCTGGACGCGCTCCACGAGACGGGCCGTGTCACCCACACCTCCGTGTACATGCTGGCCGAGGACAGGCCCGGCTACCGGCTGCTGGACTCGCGTGGCCCTCCGCCCGAGGGCTTCCTGGACACGGCCGCGGCGCGTGGACTGCTGCTGGCGGCCGCCAGCGGGCAGAAGGCCGTGCTGCTGGAGAACGTGGAGCACCGGCTCACCGCCCTGCGGGTGCAGGCCACCGAGGGCAAGCGCTTCCGCGACGAGATCAAGCGCCTGCAGGACACGCGCTCGGCGCTCAAGCAGATGAAGTCCGGCATCTCCGTGCCGCTGGTGGGCAACGATCGCGTCATCGGCTTCCTGAACCTGTGGGACGAGCGCGTGCCGGAGGCGTACGCCTCGGACGAGATCGCCCTCATCCTCTCGGTGGCCGAGCGCGTGGCCACGGTGCTGGAGAACTCCAAGCTGTACGAGAAGATCCGCGAGCGCGACCGCCTGGCGGCCCTGGGCGAGATGGCGGCGGGCCTGGCGCACGAGATCCGCAACCCGCTGGGCGCCATCAAGGGCGCGGCGCAGTGCCTGGACCCCAAGCGGCTGCCGGGCGAGGACGGCGAGTTCCTGGGCGTCATCGTCGAGGAGGTGAACCGCCTCAACGGCGTGGTGACGGCGTTCCTCGACTACGCGCGCCCGCTCAAGCAGAGCTTCGGGCCCACGGACCTCAACGAGGTGGTGACGCGCACCATGCGCCTCATCCAGAACGACGTGCCCAGGCAGATCGAGCTGGCGGTGCAGATGGACCTGGCCGTGCCACGGGTGGACGCGGACGCCGAGCAGCTCAAGCAGGTGCTCATCAACCTGGTGCAGAACGCCGTGCAGGCCATCGGCGAGGTGCCCGGCCGCATCACCGTGGGCACCGTGAAGCAGGACCGCTTCAGCGAGTTCCGGGGCAACCTCAACGAGTTCGTCGAGGTCCACGTGTCCGACACCGGGCCCGGCATTCCGTTGGACCAGCAACAGCACATCTTCGTGCCCTTCTTCACCACCAAACAGAAGGGCACCGGCCTGGGGCTGGCCATCTGTCAGCGCATCGTCAAGAACCACGGGGGCAGCATCTCCGTGCACAGCAAGCCCGGAGAGGGGTGCGCCTTCGTCATCCGCCTGCCGGCGCTCCCAGCGGAGCCACAGGCGGTGGAGGCTCCTCCTACAGACGGTACGCCCCTGCCCGCCCCCCCTCCCGCGCTCCCCTCACCCGTGGAAGACTCCCGGGAAACCCCGACTCCCAAGCCTCCCGAGGCCAGGTCCAAACGAGAAAAGAAGCGCAAGGCGGGCTGA